The Glycine soja cultivar W05 chromosome 4, ASM419377v2, whole genome shotgun sequence genomic sequence TGGTTTTCAAATGATTGTTTTTACAAACTCAATTCAACAAAgacttatatatataaccatTTCTTACAATACAAATgaattattttccttcaaatgaAAGAACCTGCGCGAGAATTATACCTTTCCAAATGATATATTTTGAACTAAAAGTTTCCTTGTTTCTTATTAGAAAACTAAAGCGAATTAGCTTTAGAAACTGTTTAGTTAAGGAATTTACATTCAAACGaaatttataaatgattttcgaaaaaaacatgctttatcTGCAATTGCAAAAAATCTCCCTCTCTTCTTTATATGTAACAAAACAATCATTCATATCTTATATGattgtatatttcatttttcacaAACTTTATCGTAAAGAAACATCTTTTGCAGTAACCACGGACAAGCAATATGCTAAGTAATGATCAAACATTATCCATCGACCATTAGAAGTAACTTTTTCTTAATATTATGAAAAAACAAACTTCACCATAAAGAAACCATTATCCTCATCTATGATGTCAAAACCACCATTGAGTTGTCATATTTTATGCAACATCTCCCTCGTAATTAATAGTTTGGTAACACATTCTCCCCAGAAATTTGACCAAAGCATTCTACCATGGACTACACACAACTCCTTGAAAACCTTTTCTTCACGATAGACTTTATTGTTACCATTCTCTTGTCCCACTTGCACAAGGTTCTACACAATTAAATCCATTTTTTCTCTGACATAAAGAGCTTATTTGTTGCCTAATACTTTAACTCGAAAGGCTGTAATTTCCTTTCTTGCATTGTGGCTTGAAGTAATTCCTCCGTCCAATGGTTTATTCGGTGATGGCTTGAAGTATTTGTAACATTTCCTTTCTTGTAACCCAACAACAGAGAAAGCAAAACAATCCATTTCAGTCGAACATCCTTTAATGATGATAGGTAATCTAACATGTTTAGATGTATAGTATCATATTATAATCATTATGGTGATAAATTtatgaagataaaaaagaaaaaaactaatgtgGGTGGGTGGAAATGTTACAAATACATTACGTAACAAGAAAGGGGAGgggatatttattttttttggttctcttcgtttattaaatatttatattcatatattaatatttagtaaCCTGGGAGAGGATATCTTGAGAAACACTTCTATATAGGTTGGTACATCCTTTGTATCCTCCTCCACTTATTGGAATATAATTACCTTttgctgattaaaaaatattaatcatatttataaaagatttaattatgttttaagtttGTGAAATTTTAGATAAATCCCTTTTTTGTcctcaaattgaaaaaaaaatatttttgaacccttcaaatttttaaaaatttgtttttaattcctaaaatcaGACGATATTAACGACATAAATTTTAGTACGGATAAGATTTCACCGCCctacctataaaaaaaaaaaaaaacccatcaCCGATACCTTAACCTACTATAAATTGTGATCAAACCTTGCTACTTGAAATTCCAAGCTGATTCTACCTATCACACACTCTCAAACTTGGCGTAATCACGTTCTGTTACCTCAGCTGTATATCTTTTCTATTCCATCTTCAACTCCACTTTAACCTTCAGCTTCATATACGACGATCGCCGGCTAAAATAATATGATGATCACGGCGGCGCCGACTGTGAATGACGAGTGCCTTACGGTGAGGGGCAGGGCGGTTTTGACCCATGTCCCCGGAAACATTGTTGTTTCTCCGGTTGGAACAGAGTCCGCTTTCTTGGGTGCAACTTCAAGCATTTCAAGTTCACGTCATGTTTTTGTTCTTGGAATTCTTCAGTGAGTCTATGATATCATTCTCCTTTCTCTTTGCTTTGCCTTTTCGCGCTGATCAGAAAGCTTCCAGATTCATGTAAAACGTTTTTGAAGGCGTTGCCAGTGTTTGGTAACCTTGTTAAGTGTTGACaaatattgtaattttattgtaattaattcTGATAGGCTGTGATTGCATATTTTGTATTTTGCTTTATCTACTAGCGTATGTACTAGCAATATTAAACATCTGCATCAATTGTTCACTGAAACTTATTTTGGAAACCAAAAATGCAGGGGATATAAGTTGCTATCTTTGTTCAGAGTTAAAATCTGGTGGATGATACCACGTATAGGGAGATCTGCAAGTGATGTTCCAATGGAAACTCAATTTCTGCTCCTTGAAGCAAGAGAAGAGTCTGCCCTTGAGGATGAATTTTCTTCTGACTCTGAAGAGCCAACTACAGAGAACACTTGCTACATTCTCTTCTTGCCTGTTTTGGATGGACAGTTTCGCGCAACTTTGCAGGGAACTCAAGCAAATGAGCTCCAGTTCTGCATTGAAAGTGGTCAGTTAGTTCGCTCTTTCACTTTTTGTTTTGCTTCTTGTGCAaaagaaagaatagaaaaagaaaaagagattatgatttatgacttttgaatgCTCCAGGAGATGCTCATGTTCAAACTTCCCAATCACTAGAAGCAGTATTTGTAAATTCAGGGGACAATCCATTTGAGTTAATCAGGGATTCTATCAAGTATGTTTCTTGTTCTGGAATGTCCTTAGTCTCTAACTGCTTCCATGTTATACAAGTCAGTACATGTtacatttgaatttataatgaCATAGGATGTTGGAGAAACACAAAGGAACTTTCTGTCGTCTTGAAAACAAGAGGATTCCTGCACATCTTGACTGGTTTGGATGGTGCACTTGGGATGCTTTTTACACTGAAGTGAGTCCAAATGGAATAAGAGAGGGCCTTCAGAGGTACACTACATATATAGTTAACTAACTTCACCCATGTGATAGATAGCCTGAACGTTTTGAAGTTATCAATAACAATGACGATTTTGCCTTTTACCAAACAGTTTCTCAAATGGAGGTTGTTCACCGAAGTTTATCATCATTGATGATGGATGGCAAGAGACCCTGAACACTTTTCACAAAGAAGGTGAACCAGTGATTGAGGGAACCCAGTAAGTCTCTCTTTTCAATTGAGGCCACACATTTTTTTCCACCATTTCTTTGTCATCATGCTCACATCTTTCTTGAACTGTTAGGTTTGCAACCAGACTGATAGacattaaagaaaacaaaaagttcACCGATGCAGGCTCCTACAATTCTTGCGACAATCTCCACAATTTTGTTGATTCCATTAAACAGAATATGAATGTAAAGTAAGATATCTGATCCCATAGAGATACCATTACCATGATTCCATTGAAACTTAAGAACTGACAACGAGTATAATTCTGCACTCTTCAGATACGTTTACATGTGGCATGCTTTAGCTGGTTATTGGGGAGGTTTACTTCCATCATCAGATACAATGAAGAAATATAATCCAAAGATTGTATATCCAATTCAGTCACCTGGTACCACAGGGAACCTTAGAGATATAGCCATGGATAGCTTGGAAAAATATGGAGTGGGAGTCATTGACCCAGAAAAACTATATGACTTTTACAATGATTACCACAGTTACCTTGCCAGTTGTGGTGTGGATGGAGTCAAAGTAGATGTCCAAAATTTGATAGAAACGTTGGGTTCTGGGTACGGTGGTCGCGTTTCGTTGAGCAAACGGTATCAAGAAGCACTAGAGCAATCTGTAACAAGGAACTTTAAGGACAACAATCTGATTTGTTGCATGTGTCACAACTCTGATTCAATTTACAGGTTTGCAATCTATCTAATTAGAGGCAAGTACAatctaaaattttgtttgatcCGTTTTCTGACTAGCTGTTTCttttacattataaatttttagctCAAAGAATAGTGCAGCAGTAAGAGCATCTGAGGATTTCATGCCAAGAGAACCAACATTGCAGACCTTACACATCGCCTCTGTCGCGTTTAACAGTCTTCTTCTGGGAGAGATATTTGTGCCAGACTGGGACATGTTCCATGTAATATTCCTGTCTCATTACTTTGTCCAAATGTTTCTATGAACATGCTAATGAGTTACTTGATATGATTCTTAAATCATAAACGATTCTATTTCAGAGCAAGCATGAGACAGCCGAGTTCCATGCTGCAGCAAGAGCAGTAGGTGGATGTGCAGTATATGTCAGGTAAGGCACCAAAGCAGATAGAAGTCTTGGTCTCGCTGGGTTACCtttaaaaaaactcttttttaatcctataaaaattggataaaaataaggtatttataaaatttgatacatTTCAGTGACAAGCCTggaaatcatgattttaaaatCCTCGAGAAGCTAGTGCTGGCTGATGGATCAGTCTTGAGAGCAAGATATGCCGGCCGCCCTACTCGAGATTGTTTATTTGAAGACCCTGTAATGGATGGTAAAAGGTAAGTTAAAATGTTACTATCTGTCTCTAAGAGTGGCCAGAATTTTCGAAATAGTTTTCATTCTTTACTGAAAAGTTAGAAGTCATTATTATTGACTATTTTACAGTCTGCTGAAAATTTGGAATTTGAATGTTCTGACCGGGGTGGTAGGCGTCTTCAATTGCCAAGGAGCAGGATGCTGGCCACTGAAATCATTGGAAGCCGCACCCTTGCGCATAACCATTTCAGGGAAAGTGAGACCCCTTGATGTTGAATTTCTTGAAGAGGTTGCAGGTGAAAATTGGAATGGAGACTGCATAGTATATGCCTTCAATGCAGGTTCAAATTATACTTTATCAATGCATCACATTTTATTCTATACTTTCCTGTTAGAACCTAAAACACATCCATTTCTCTATAATTACCAAAACTAACTACTGCACAATACTGCAGGCTTGCTTTCCAACATATCTTGCAGAGGAAAACTTGAAGTGTCCCTGGAGACTCTCCATTGTGAAATATATACAGTATCTCCAATAAGGGTCAGTATGCTAACATTGCAATCTATATTTTGTGAAAAACCATCTTTACCAAGTCTCTTAAGTTGAAAATATGTTAATGTGTGGGTCTGAACAGGTGTTTGGTCATGATGTGCTATTCGCACCAATAGGATTGCTTGACATGTACAATTCAGGAGGAGCAGTAGAAGCCTTGGACTGCACCATGGATGTTGCACAATgcataatcaaaatcaaaggcAGAGGATGTGGTCGTTTTGGAGCCTACTCCAACGTTAGACCGAAACTTTGTGTAGTGGacatgaaggaggaagagttctTCTACAACCGTGAAGATGGATTATTGACTATTACACTTGCTGGTGAAGGCAACTCAAAGGACATAGAATTTGTATACTGAGGTGAAGTCAAAGTGAGTCTATTCCGATTCTTCTTCagtgtcattttttatttacctAACCCCGGATGCAAGCATATATagaatttttgttgttgtaagcAATGGAAAAGAGTTGCTTAATTTTGGTCGTGTTATGGTGCTGTATATATTTCAAGCATCATCTGTAACCAGTGATGTGACACGGTCTTATTCTTTGTGAGAACTAAAAAGAAGTAATGTGTTATCATTGGATCTATATAACAGAGATTTAAGAAATTTTAGTATCACATTACATTAAAGATGTTCTAATATATAAGTTTTACTCCGAATCTATCTAATatcttcaattaaaaaatgaaggaaGAGAAGTCAAGAATaagattttcatttatttattttttctcaagatcattcaaaagagtttttaagGGATTCCAAAATGGCGCACGTTGAGTTCTATTGCTCTTTTTGCGATAGGGGAACTACTTATTAAGGCATTCTACCAACTAGATCATGATCAAAATAATGCAAGAAAAATATGAGGAGAAAGTCTGGTTACAACATTTACTTACAggctaataaaatatattagcaTGGCAAAGCACACATGTTCATATCTGCAAACCAAATTCGAAACATAGCCGACTCCATATTTAAGTTGAAAGTTTTGAACACAAGAATATCATGCATAGAGAGCTCCAAAAATTCCAAAAGCAAACGACTAAGAGTATCTCTAATGGAACAATTCTTCTTGGGTGCTTAGATGAGTTAGATGGAACTTGTACACATCATTCACTTTTACTCTTTcttatcattaaaatatataactgCAAGAAAAACTAACAGTTAAGAATTGACCGTTTCTCATGTTCAcaatttttaatgttaaaatttgaaGCACTGTGACAACAGATACTTTGGATTACACTGAAATTTGGaggtaatattttaataataaaatgtttttgctttattttaaagGCTAAAGCACATGTGCTTACATAAGCAACCGATGCTTATTTGGCTCAAATTTTACAATGGAAAGGACCCATTTATCCTCCTGAAGATAAGTTTTGTTCCAAATCCTGGTTCAAACGTTGTTTAAGGAATGAGAGTACTTTGTTGACACCCATTAATAGCATGTTTGGAAACGCGTTAAAATCATGTTGAATGGGAAAAATACACTTTCCGATGCAGGAGAAGAGTTGCTTTTGCGTTGCGTTTAAAAGAACACAGTCACAAATACACTATAAAGTTGTTTTAAGGATGTGTTCGATTCTTCATTGGATCCCTCCAAATTAATGTCAATCCGACTTTCTACTTGCTTCTGCGTTTTGTTTTGGAATTTGTGAAACCTCCGTTCAACTATGTTGAAATGGATTTCCAAACACACTagtttattgtgttattttccaaaattacaATTACCTTTTCagctcaaataatatttttatacaagtaaaattctaatatatcaattatttttcagaGGCTAAATTTGGAGCCAATAAGAGTGTTTGgaagtaatattttaataatctctctctctctctctctctctctatatatatatatatatataattttaaaggcTAAAGCAACCGGTGCTTATTAGGTTAAATCCGTACGAGGTTACAAGGGGAGAAGCTATCTAAGCGGTGTTGCTTGAGGAGCGTAGGTACTTTGTTGACACCCGTTAAAGTTGGTGTGCAAGGATGTGTTTGATCCTACATTGGTTTCCTCCAACGTAATGTGAATCCAACTCCCCCTTTGCTTCcatgttttttctttggaatGTGTGAAACCTCCGTTCAACCATATTGAAATGGATTTCTAAACGTACACTAAGTGGATGTTTGAGTTGTCATGGGGAGTCCTCAAAACCTGGTCTTGTAAAGGATCTAGGAGAGGTGTCTTGTGCAAACGGTCGTTGGATTGGTACGAAGATGTGAGTTGTGACATAATGACAACACTCCAAACATAGCctaattcattttatcttatattccaaaaatacaattattttcaGCTCAATAAATATTCTTATGCACAAAATTGTAATATATCAATTATTGTTGGGAGGCTAAATTTTAAGCCATCTTAACAGTCGGGAAGCCCATATCAAAAGCCCACATCCACATGTTTATgatattaaatatgattatcAAACTCTATGTTAACTCGTtactttttatgattttttgagAGTTCATTTACCTTCGAGTTATTCTTGAGTTATTTTTAGTAGACTCTATAAAGTCTTGTAGACTCCCGAGTTCACCCATCGAGTTTACGAGTCAAcaagttaaacaaaattaagtcaaaatataagtcattttaaattattttctgtttatttaATGTTCAAGATACCTTCGTTTAGTATGttgtttttgaataattttttttatctttaataacatcaaattttcaatgaaaataatcTACCGCTGCTATAACatttacaatttattatataatagtaATGTATTACTAGactgattatttaaatattgtgaaatttatattttttattttattttattatattgttaaaatgtttaattgatattttatttataaatattattattattatttttatataaaataaatttttattaattaaagaatcgAGTCTATAAAACTTTCACGAGTAAACTCAAACtctaaattttgataaacttGGTATTAAGTTATGtttgtttatgatatttttgGCAGCAAAACCCTTCCCCTAGGCTTCCCCCTCGTCTTATCCACactctgcatctttaaccttGTTTTAAACCCTTCACTGATCACTCActtactcttcttcttcttcgtacATGTCTATCACTTCTTCCACTTCCTTCAAGTCCCTCACTATGGCCGAGTCCTGCCTCCTCTCTTCTCCCTCCTCACTCTTCAACAACAAAACCAAACCCTCTCTATTCTCACCCCCCTCCAAACCCCTCACACTCCAATTCTCATGCATCAACTCCTCAGTCTCTCTCTCCCTCGCCGCGCGAGCTCACCGCTCTCCCCTCGTCACGCGCGTGGCCCAAACTTCCGATTGGGCCCAACAAGAAGAAGACGACACCGCCACCTTCCAAGACGAAGAACAGGGCCTTAGTGAAACCCAAGCGGGCCTTTCCAGTTGGGAGCCCAACGGCGAAGACGCCGGAGAAGAGAGCTTCGCCGAACCGCCGGAAGAGGCAAAGCTCTTCGTTGGGAACTTGCCTTACGACGTTGATAGCCAGAAATTGGCCATGCTCTTCGAACAAGCCGGAACCGTTGAAATCGCCGAggtcagagagagagagagagagagaggctcTTTACCTTCTCgtgtttcaatttgaatttctgttaaatattattttgttaggGTTGGAAACTTGAAATGAACGTGTGGTGTGGTTTTAGGTTATTTATAATAGGGAAACTGACCAGAGTCGCGGTTTTGGGTTTGTGACGATGAGTACCGTTGAAGAAGCTGAGAACGCCGTGGAGAAATTCAGTCGTTACGTAAGTTTATTGATATCACTTGTTTTGTACTCTAATTTTACGAGTTAGCTTGGGATTGAGATTTGGGGTGAAAAGTTCGGTTTGATCATCGTATTGTGTTGTGCGTGCTAGAAGTTTGTTCTTTATGTGGTTGTGGATTAACCGGTCAGGGTAGGAACTGGCCATGTAGTGAATCCTTGTTctgtgtttatttattttttattttttattggcaaaTGCTAGTTGTTAGTTTGTTAGCTTTTGTTACCTTGTTCTGTATTTAACTCTGGTGGACTGTGTTGTTTTTGTGACTGTTGAGAAGGGCTGAAAGTATGTTGAAATGTTTGCACTGGTAAACGTGTCTCagataaaaatgaacaaaaggaaaatGGTAGGTGTTATCAGTTGGTGTTTGCCTAATTATCTATGGTTGTAACAGGgtgtaaataaaatatgtataggGTTGTCAAATGCTGATTCTTAAGTTGCATGAATACAACACAGGACAAGGATCTGGCTAGGATGCCCATGCGAAATCCATAATTATTAACATCATAACTTAAAATTCCATATTAAAACGAAGAAATCAATGTTCCAAAAGCCAATCcattaaatgaaaattgcaacCCTGTCCTGGAGGCTTCCACCTAGTAGGGTTTGGGGAGGATAGATGTTTGTAGCCTTACCCCCTTAACCCCGGAGAGGCTGTTTGGAGGATTTGAACCTAAACTATAAATATTAATCTATTATATACTATTATTTGACCAACTATTGTAGCATTCCATCcatattgtt encodes the following:
- the LOC114409889 gene encoding probable galactinol--sucrose galactosyltransferase 2; the protein is MMITAAPTVNDECLTVRGRAVLTHVPGNIVVSPVGTESAFLGATSSISSSRHVFVLGILQGYKLLSLFRVKIWWMIPRIGRSASDVPMETQFLLLEAREESALEDEFSSDSEEPTTENTCYILFLPVLDGQFRATLQGTQANELQFCIESGDAHVQTSQSLEAVFVNSGDNPFELIRDSIKMLEKHKGTFCRLENKRIPAHLDWFGWCTWDAFYTEVSPNGIREGLQSFSNGGCSPKFIIIDDGWQETLNTFHKEGEPVIEGTQFATRLIDIKENKKFTDAGSYNSCDNLHNFVDSIKQNMNVKYVYMWHALAGYWGGLLPSSDTMKKYNPKIVYPIQSPGTTGNLRDIAMDSLEKYGVGVIDPEKLYDFYNDYHSYLASCGVDGVKVDVQNLIETLGSGYGGRVSLSKRYQEALEQSVTRNFKDNNLICCMCHNSDSIYSSKNSAAVRASEDFMPREPTLQTLHIASVAFNSLLLGEIFVPDWDMFHSKHETAEFHAAARAVGGCAVYVSDKPGNHDFKILEKLVLADGSVLRARYAGRPTRDCLFEDPVMDGKSLLKIWNLNVLTGVVGVFNCQGAGCWPLKSLEAAPLRITISGKVRPLDVEFLEEVAGENWNGDCIVYAFNAGLLSNISCRGKLEVSLETLHCEIYTVSPIRVFGHDVLFAPIGLLDMYNSGGAVEALDCTMDVAQCIIKIKGRGCGRFGAYSNVRPKLCVVDMKEEEFFYNREDGLLTITLAGEGNSKDIEFVY
- the LOC114409890 gene encoding 28 kDa ribonucleoprotein, chloroplastic-like — encoded protein: MSITSSTSFKSLTMAESCLLSSPSSLFNNKTKPSLFSPPSKPLTLQFSCINSSVSLSLAARAHRSPLVTRVAQTSDWAQQEEDDTATFQDEEQGLSETQAGLSSWEPNGEDAGEESFAEPPEEAKLFVGNLPYDVDSQKLAMLFEQAGTVEIAEVIYNRETDQSRGFGFVTMSTVEEAENAVEKFSRYDFDGRLLTVNKASPRGTRPERPPPRHSFEPSLSIYVGNLPWDVDNTRLEQIFSEHGNVVNARVVYDRETRRSRGFGFVTMSDETEMKDAVAALDGQSLDGRPIRVSVAEDRPRRGSF